GAAGCTGTGCTGGATAATTTTGCATTTCTTCAACTTGCATTATTTTCCTTAAAAATTATTCAAATACTTTTCTATACCAAGGAAGTTCTGGTTTTATCATATAAGTATCATAAAAGTCTGAATTTTTGAGTTTTTCCTGATAAATTTCATAACTTTGGGTGCGATCTGTTCTTTGATAAAGATCAGCAATGGTTTCATCAAGATAATAATTTGCTAAATTAAATTTTGTAAGCATAGTTTGCACTAAAAGTTTATATTGGGTATTAGGATAATTTTCCAAAAATTGAGTAATTTCCTTAGAACTTTCAAGCATTAAAGCTTGATTACGATTTGGTTGCGAAAAAGCACTAAATTTTGCTTTAATCTTTAGATATCTTATATAATCTACATTTTTAGAATTACCAAATTTTTTATTATACTCTTCAAGGTAAAAATCCGCTAAAAGATATTCTTCTTCATCCATATGCGCCTGAGCTAAAATAAGTAAAGTTTGTTCCAATAAAGGATCTGCAATATGCTCACTAGCCATAGAATTATAATGCAAATCCGCTTTTTCCAAATCCTTATCTTGCAAATCTTTAATGATTTGCTGATACCACTCTATAGCGCTTAAATTATAAAGTTCATCTGTAGTTTTTGTACTACAAGCACTTATTATTAACAAAACACT
This genomic interval from Campylobacter sp. CCS1377 contains the following:
- the bamD gene encoding outer membrane protein assembly factor BamD → MKKCILPVSVLLIISACSTKTTDELYNLSAIEWYQQIIKDLQDKDLEKADLHYNSMASEHIADPLLEQTLLILAQAHMDEEEYLLADFYLEEYNKKFGNSKNVDYIRYLKIKAKFSAFSQPNRNQALMLESSKEITQFLENYPNTQYKLLVQTMLTKFNLANYYLDETIADLYQRTDRTQSYEIYQEKLKNSDFYDTYMIKPELPWYRKVFE